Proteins from a single region of Streptomyces griseiscabiei:
- a CDS encoding amidohydrolase family protein, with translation MTGAHPAPGVVDAHHHVWDLSVRDQDWITGPELAPLRRDFALGDLEPEARAAGVTATVLVQTITVPEETPEFLALAAGSDLVAGVVGWTDLTAPDVAETLAGLREGPGGEHLVGIRHQVQGEPDPRWLVRPDVLRGLSAVAGAGLGYDLLVKPHQLPAAVEAAARLPELAFVLDHVAKPPIASGELEPWAGELRQLAALPNTFCKLSGLVTEADWRTWSVADLAPYADIVLDAFGPDRLMFGSDWPVCRLAADYAHVLDTAHELTSGLSAAERHEVFAGTAVRVYGLRT, from the coding sequence GTGACCGGCGCCCACCCGGCCCCGGGCGTCGTCGACGCCCACCACCACGTCTGGGACCTCTCCGTCCGCGACCAGGACTGGATCACCGGCCCCGAACTCGCCCCGCTGCGCCGCGACTTCGCCCTCGGCGACCTGGAGCCGGAGGCGCGTGCCGCCGGGGTCACCGCCACGGTCCTGGTGCAGACGATCACCGTGCCCGAGGAGACCCCCGAGTTCCTGGCCCTGGCCGCCGGCAGCGACCTGGTCGCCGGGGTCGTCGGCTGGACCGACCTCACCGCGCCCGATGTCGCCGAGACCCTCGCCGGGCTGCGCGAAGGCCCCGGCGGCGAGCATCTGGTGGGCATCCGCCACCAGGTGCAGGGCGAACCCGACCCCCGCTGGCTGGTCCGCCCGGACGTCCTGCGCGGTCTGTCCGCCGTCGCCGGGGCGGGGCTCGGCTACGACCTCCTGGTCAAACCCCACCAGCTCCCGGCCGCCGTGGAGGCGGCGGCCCGGCTCCCCGAACTCGCCTTCGTCCTCGACCATGTGGCCAAGCCGCCCATCGCCTCGGGCGAACTGGAGCCGTGGGCGGGGGAGTTGCGACAGCTGGCCGCGCTCCCCAACACCTTCTGCAAGCTCTCCGGCCTGGTCACCGAGGCGGACTGGAGGACCTGGTCCGTCGCCGACCTCGCCCCGTACGCCGACATCGTGCTGGACGCCTTCGGCCCCGACCGGCTGATGTTCGGCTCCGACTGGCCCGTCTGCCGGCTCGCGGCGGACTACGCCCACGTCCTCGACACGGCCCACGAGTTGACGTCCGGACTGAGCGCGGCCGAACGGCACGAGGTCTTCGCGGGCACCGCCGTCCGCGTCTACGGCCTGCGGACCTGA
- a CDS encoding L-rhamnose mutarotase, with protein MRVALHTKVRADRVEEYEAAHREVPEELTTAIRAAGVSAWTIWRSGTDLFHLLEVEDYAAMIAELEKLPVNIAWQARMADLLDVVHDYSAEGSDAGLPVVWEL; from the coding sequence GTGAGGGTCGCCCTGCACACCAAGGTCCGCGCCGACCGCGTCGAGGAGTACGAGGCGGCCCACCGGGAGGTCCCCGAGGAGCTGACCACCGCCATCCGCGCCGCCGGGGTGAGCGCGTGGACGATCTGGCGCAGCGGCACCGACCTCTTCCATCTGCTGGAGGTCGAGGACTACGCCGCGATGATCGCCGAACTGGAGAAGCTGCCGGTCAACATCGCCTGGCAGGCCCGGATGGCCGACCTCCTCGACGTCGTCCACGACTACTCGGCGGAGGGCTCCGACGCCGGGCTGCCCGTGGTGTGGGAACTGTGA